The genomic region GCGCATCCCGGTGCGCGGATGCGCCGGGTTCAGGTAGTACTCCATCCTGTCGAAAATCGGCTTCGCTTCCTCCGCGGCGCGGCCCATCGTGCGCCCCCAGTAGGCGGACATGCCGGTGCGGCCGGTGACGTGCTGGTCGACCACCTGGAGGAAACTGAACTCGACCGCGCTGCGCGGCATGTAGGAGAACATCCGGCGAATGAAGTCGAACGCTTCGACGGTCGCGTCGGAGGCGAACACAGTGCGGAAATTGGCAGACGGGTCCCACGTCATGCCGCCGGCCTGCCAGATCAGCTGGGTGATGTGGTAGTCGGCGCAGAGATTGCGCCCGAGCGCCATCGTGTAGCCCGCCATCCCGGGTTTCCGCTCCGAGATCGCCCGCGCTGCGTTCGCGAGCCCGTCCCAGGTCCACTGCGCCGGGTTGCCGAGGGCGAGCTCGTCGATAATGTCCTGCTGCACCACGAGCAGGCAGGCCTGGTGGTGCAGAGGCACCGCGAACTGGGTTCCCTTTCCTGCCCCGAATGATGCGAGCGTGAAACCGTCAACCAGCCGCCCCTCGGCATTGATGGCGCGGCAGACGTCATC from Elioraea tepida harbors:
- a CDS encoding ABC transporter substrate-binding protein, producing the protein MTVKLTTNLAARRPPALISVESPIAYQLAAEGLLEPVDDVCRAINAEGRLVDGFTLASFGAGKGTQFAVPLHHQACLLVVQQDIIDELALGNPAQWTWDGLANAARAISERKPGMAGYTMALGRNLCADYHITQLIWQAGGMTWDPSANFRTVFASDATVEAFDFIRRMFSYMPRSAVEFSFLQVVDQHVTGRTGMSAYWGRTMGRAAEEAKPIFDRMEYYLNPAHPRTGMRRSWTDINGWTIPRRDNPYIRETKEAVA